From the genome of Catenulispora sp. MAP5-51:
CCTGTTCGCGACGACCACGGGCCGCCGCCGCCCGCGAGGACGCGCGGCGTGGCTGCGGATCATGGTCGTCGGCGCCTTGTCGGCGGGCTTCCAGGCCGGCTACTTCGCCGCGGTCGCGCTGACCGACGTCAGCCTGGCCACGCTGCTCACCATCGGGGCGGCTCCCGTCCTGGTCGTCGCCTTCGAGCAGGCCACCGGGCGGCGGCGCCTGGACGCCCGGGTGGCGGCGACCGTGTCCCTGGCGGTCATGGGCCTGGGGCTGCTGGTCGGCGAGCCGCCGCACGGCATCACCGCCGCGCATCTGGCCGCCGGCGCCGGCTGCGCGATCGCCAGCGCCGCCGGGTTCTCGGCGATCAGCCTGCTCGGCAAGACCCCGGTCCCGGGCCTGGACGAGGTCGCGATGACCGGGTACAGCTTCACCCTCGGCGGCCTGGCGTTGATGGTCGTCGCCGGTGCCACCACCGGCGTCGGATTCACGCCGCGCCCCGGCGCCGTCGGGCTGCTGCTGGTTCTGGGGCTCGTCCCGACCGCTGTCGCCTACGGCTGCTACTTCATCGGCCTGCGTCACGCGGCGGCCAGCACCGGCACGGTCACGGCGCTGCTGGAGCCGCTGACCGGCACGGTCCTGGCCGTCATCCTGCTCGGCGACCGCCTCACCGCGATCGGGGCCGCGGGCGCGGCGCTGCTCGCGGTGTCGGTGACCGCCGAGACCTGGCAGGCCCGGACCCGGGCCGCAGCCTAGAAGGGCAGAAGAAAGGGGCCGGTCTGGCGACCGGCCCCTTTCCCGTTGAAACTCAGTCCTCGTCCTGGTTGAAGAACACGTCGTCGGCCGGGCTGGACGTCCCGCGCTGGCGCGGCGGCCGGTCGGCGCGCGGCGCCGGCCCCTTCGGCGGCGCGTCCCCGCTCGGCCCGAGCGCGTTGCCGTTGGCGGCCACCGGCTCCGGGGCCGCCGCGACGGGCATCCCCGGCATGCCGACCCGGCCCAGCGCCCCGCCGACGTTCTCCAGCGCCTTGCCGAACTCGCTGGGGATGATCCAGAGCTTGTT
Proteins encoded in this window:
- a CDS encoding DMT family transporter; this translates as MIYLVFSGVLWGTGGLTGRLLSLHTHLSPTAVAGYRLLLGGTLLILFATTTGRRRPRGRAAWLRIMVVGALSAGFQAGYFAAVALTDVSLATLLTIGAAPVLVVAFEQATGRRRLDARVAATVSLAVMGLGLLVGEPPHGITAAHLAAGAGCAIASAAGFSAISLLGKTPVPGLDEVAMTGYSFTLGGLALMVVAGATTGVGFTPRPGAVGLLLVLGLVPTAVAYGCYFIGLRHAAASTGTVTALLEPLTGTVLAVILLGDRLTAIGAAGAALLAVSVTAETWQARTRAAA